The [Limnothrix rosea] IAM M-220 genome includes a window with the following:
- a CDS encoding phycobiliprotein lyase, with protein sequence MSMMAFFRKSEGMWFSQRTVHRFDSAADESGESNLIISVLGKDDPRVLEICEAQSTDPKLVSGGASFQWQGNLSEKEPDPNYEAILVDIPSPDDPRKGKFLRNKGYVEGIPVVGVYSFAADGVMTIDTEYERNQGRERAWFITDDFRVRVSTVQIMNGVNLMTYSSERRCVSPEFLHRLMQRQYA encoded by the coding sequence ATGAGTATGATGGCTTTTTTTCGTAAGAGTGAGGGTATGTGGTTCTCTCAGCGGACGGTGCATCGTTTTGACTCGGCGGCCGATGAATCTGGTGAATCTAATTTAATTATTTCTGTCTTGGGTAAAGATGACCCGCGAGTTTTAGAGATTTGTGAGGCACAAAGTACTGATCCAAAACTTGTTAGTGGCGGGGCAAGTTTCCAATGGCAAGGGAATTTAAGTGAAAAGGAACCGGATCCAAATTATGAGGCTATTTTGGTGGATATTCCAAGTCCGGATGACCCTCGTAAGGGTAAGTTTTTGCGGAATAAGGGTTATGTGGAAGGGATTCCTGTGGTGGGGGTTTACAGTTTTGCGGCTGATGGTGTGATGACTATCGATACGGAGTATGAGCGCAATCAGGGTCGTGAACGGGCTTGGTTTATCACGGATGATTTCCGGGTGCGGGTAAGTACTGTGCAGATTATGAATGGGGTAAATTTGATGACCTATTCTTCGGAGCGCCGTTGTGTGTCGCCTGAATTTTTACATCGTTTGATGCAACGGCAATATGCCTAG
- a CDS encoding carbon-nitrogen hydrolase family protein has protein sequence MKSYLAAAVQMTSKPDMAHNLGEAEDLIQLAVNQGAEFVTLPENFSFLGEEQQKMAQAQEIAAKSEKFLKTMAQRFRITLLGGGFPVPVGENKVFNTALLISPEGQELARYHKAHLFDVDLPDGNTYAESSTVQAGSSLPQLCRTPQLGNIGLSVCYDVRFPELYRHLSQQGADVICIPAAFTAYTGKDHWQTLIQARAIENTAYVIAPAQTGKHYGMRYSHGHGMIVDPWGTILNDVGVHPGVAIAEISPTRIKQVRQQMPCLQHRVF, from the coding sequence ATGAAATCGTATCTTGCCGCCGCCGTCCAAATGACGAGTAAGCCCGACATGGCACACAATCTCGGAGAAGCAGAAGATCTCATCCAGTTGGCGGTCAACCAAGGTGCTGAGTTTGTCACGTTACCCGAAAATTTTTCCTTCCTCGGTGAAGAACAGCAAAAAATGGCCCAGGCTCAAGAAATTGCAGCCAAGAGCGAAAAATTTCTTAAAACAATGGCACAGCGATTTCGCATCACATTATTGGGAGGTGGCTTTCCAGTCCCAGTCGGTGAAAACAAAGTTTTTAATACAGCATTACTGATCTCACCAGAAGGGCAAGAGCTAGCCCGCTACCACAAAGCACATCTCTTTGATGTGGATCTCCCTGATGGCAACACCTATGCCGAATCAAGCACAGTACAGGCAGGCAGCAGCTTGCCACAACTATGCCGTACACCCCAATTAGGCAATATTGGCCTATCCGTTTGCTATGACGTGCGCTTTCCAGAACTCTATCGACACCTGTCGCAGCAAGGCGCTGATGTGATTTGCATTCCCGCTGCCTTTACCGCCTATACCGGCAAAGATCATTGGCAAACGCTGATCCAAGCCCGCGCCATTGAAAATACAGCTTATGTCATTGCTCCCGCCCAAACTGGTAAGCACTACGGGATGCGCTACTCCCACGGACATGGGATGATCGTTGACCCCTGGGGCACGATTCTCAATGATGTTGGTGTTCACCCCGGTGTGGCGATCGCCGAAATCAGTCCCACCCGCATCAAACAAGTCCGCCAACAAATGCCCTGTTTACAACACCGAGTCTTTTAG
- the rpoD gene encoding RNA polymerase sigma factor RpoD has translation MTQANTALELTQKASQSNAEIDYSALAEAEVTTVKEDAEYVEIKLTTKKTRKAKTSRRKESATKKKPYTEDSIRIYLQEIGRIRLLRAEEEIELARKIADLLELERMREQLTEHESRVPTDKEWAEAVGMPLRDFRRRLFHGRRAKDKMVQSNLRLVVSIAKKYMNRGLSFQDLIQEGSLGLIRAAEKFDHEKGYKFSTYATWWIRQAITRAIADQSRTIRLPVHLYETISRIKKTTKILSQELGRKPTEEEIATRMEMTIEKLRFIAKSAQLPISLETPIGKEEDSRLGDFIEADGETPEDQVSKSLLREDLENVLDTLSPRERDVLRLRYGLDDGRMKTLEEIGQIFNVTRERIRQIEAKALRKLRHPNRNSILKEYIR, from the coding sequence ATGACCCAAGCGAACACAGCACTGGAACTAACCCAAAAAGCGAGTCAGAGCAATGCTGAGATTGATTACAGTGCCCTTGCCGAGGCGGAAGTCACAACAGTCAAAGAAGACGCAGAATATGTCGAAATCAAACTCACCACGAAAAAAACTCGCAAGGCTAAAACCAGTCGTCGCAAAGAGTCTGCCACCAAGAAGAAACCCTATACTGAAGATTCGATTCGCATTTACCTCCAAGAAATTGGTCGTATTCGTCTCCTCCGCGCTGAAGAGGAAATTGAGCTTGCTCGTAAAATTGCAGATTTGCTAGAGCTGGAGCGGATGCGTGAACAGTTGACTGAGCATGAGTCTCGCGTTCCTACTGATAAGGAATGGGCTGAAGCTGTCGGTATGCCTCTCAGAGATTTTCGTCGTCGCCTATTCCATGGTCGCCGTGCCAAGGACAAGATGGTACAGTCCAACCTTCGTCTTGTGGTTTCGATCGCCAAGAAATATATGAACCGCGGTTTATCTTTCCAAGATCTCATTCAAGAGGGTTCTTTGGGTTTGATTCGTGCGGCTGAAAAGTTTGACCACGAGAAAGGGTATAAGTTTTCGACCTACGCGACTTGGTGGATTCGTCAGGCTATTACCCGGGCGATCGCCGACCAATCCCGTACGATTCGTCTGCCGGTTCACCTCTACGAAACTATCTCTCGGATTAAGAAGACCACTAAAATTTTGTCCCAAGAACTCGGTCGTAAGCCCACTGAGGAAGAAATTGCCACTCGCATGGAAATGACCATCGAGAAACTCCGCTTCATTGCAAAGTCTGCTCAGTTACCGATTTCCCTCGAAACTCCCATTGGTAAGGAGGAAGATTCTCGTTTAGGTGACTTTATCGAAGCTGATGGTGAAACCCCTGAGGATCAAGTTTCTAAGAGCCTCCTCCGTGAAGATCTCGAAAATGTTCTTGATACCCTCAGTCCCCGTGAACGCGATGTTTTGCGCCTCCGCTATGGCCTCGATGATGGTCGCATGAAGACCCTCGAAGAAATCGGTCAAATCTTTAACGTCACTCGTGAGCGTATTCGTCAGATTGAAGCAAAAGCTCTTCGCAAGCTCCGTCACCCCAACCGCAATAGCATCCTCAAGGAATATATCCGCTAG
- a CDS encoding DUF423 domain-containing protein, whose translation MWTKFFLTIAPISAAISVAAGAFASHALKAKLDTYALDIWETGAKYQMYHAIALLFVGLLALHESMPQTWLNAAGIGFIVGTFLFSGSLYALSLSGVKILGAITPLGGVGFLIGWICLAIAGFSQASS comes from the coding sequence ATGTGGACAAAGTTTTTTTTGACGATCGCCCCCATTTCCGCGGCAATTTCTGTAGCGGCGGGAGCCTTTGCTAGTCACGCCCTTAAAGCTAAGTTGGATACCTATGCTTTAGATATTTGGGAGACAGGGGCAAAATATCAGATGTATCACGCGATCGCCCTACTATTTGTTGGTCTATTGGCGTTACACGAATCGATGCCACAAACTTGGCTCAATGCAGCTGGAATCGGGTTTATCGTGGGGACTTTTTTGTTTTCTGGTAGCCTTTATGCCTTGAGTTTGAGTGGGGTGAAAATCCTTGGTGCTATTACACCGTTGGGTGGGGTGGGTTTTCTAATCGGTTGGATTTGTTTGGCGATCGCCGGATTTTCTCAGGCTTCAAGCTAG
- a CDS encoding Uma2 family endonuclease yields the protein MTATLSREMTLEEYLQFDDGSEKNYELEDGVLREMPPESELNKNIALWLLLYFAGLGIPPSQLSNKTEITVPGLKASSRFPDLMVLSKVGAIALKGASRSTIFSDMPAPEIVVEVVSPGRENSVRDYRHKRAQYQARGIQEYWIVDPQAEKVTILTLNEWLYDEAIFTKDQAIASAFLENLNVESYPTVAKILQMEND from the coding sequence ATGACTGCCACTTTGTCACGGGAAATGACTTTGGAAGAATATCTCCAATTTGACGATGGCTCCGAAAAAAATTACGAGTTGGAAGACGGAGTGTTACGGGAGATGCCGCCAGAAAGTGAACTAAATAAGAATATTGCTCTTTGGCTTTTGCTTTACTTTGCAGGTTTAGGAATTCCACCCTCTCAACTGAGTAACAAAACGGAAATTACAGTTCCTGGCTTAAAAGCTTCTAGTCGTTTTCCTGATTTAATGGTGTTGTCAAAAGTAGGGGCGATCGCCCTTAAAGGAGCCAGCCGTTCAACAATTTTTAGTGATATGCCTGCACCCGAAATTGTTGTGGAGGTTGTATCGCCGGGCAGAGAAAATAGCGTCCGCGATTATCGTCATAAACGTGCTCAGTACCAAGCCAGAGGCATTCAAGAATATTGGATTGTTGATCCCCAAGCTGAGAAAGTAACCATTTTGACGCTCAATGAATGGCTTTATGACGAAGCTATTTTTACTAAGGATCAGGCGATCGCCTCTGCTTTTTTAGAAAATTTAAACGTAGAATCTTATCCCACTGTGGCTAAGATTTTACAGATGGAAAATGATTAG
- a CDS encoding pyridoxamine 5'-phosphate oxidase family protein, translating into MTQLVGWTQEISPFHDGEMAVQELAGVRTKAEKIGRRFIRDFMPAEHQEFYGQLPFIFVGSLDEKSRLWASILTSKQAFIFSPDDKTLNFQATPLLGDRLADNLKLDANLGFLGIELHTRRRNRVNGKVTAIAPDNFTVNVTQSFGNCPQFIHKRNLVWLPERFENSASQAQTFDHFTEEITEIIRQADSFYLATSFNDKYEQGNEGVDMSHRGGKPGFVKIEGDRSFIFPNFAGNNFYNSLGNLHLNNRIGVLFIDFKTGNLVSLTGTAEILWEGEQLENFKGAEQLIRVTAEEIIFLPKILPFR; encoded by the coding sequence ATGACGCAATTAGTAGGTTGGACACAAGAAATTTCCCCTTTTCATGATGGTGAAATGGCAGTGCAAGAGTTGGCTGGTGTCCGGACTAAGGCGGAAAAAATTGGTCGGCGTTTTATTCGGGATTTTATGCCGGCGGAGCACCAAGAATTTTACGGGCAATTACCGTTTATTTTCGTGGGAAGTTTGGATGAAAAGTCCCGTCTTTGGGCTTCAATTTTGACGAGTAAACAAGCTTTTATTTTTTCGCCAGATGATAAAACACTAAATTTTCAGGCAACTCCACTATTAGGCGATCGCCTCGCAGATAATCTCAAGCTCGACGCAAATTTGGGATTTCTGGGGATTGAATTACATACTCGCCGCCGTAATCGTGTGAATGGCAAAGTTACGGCGATCGCCCCAGATAATTTCACAGTGAATGTGACCCAATCCTTTGGGAATTGTCCGCAATTTATCCACAAGCGTAATTTAGTTTGGTTGCCAGAACGCTTTGAAAACTCTGCTAGCCAAGCCCAAACTTTTGATCATTTCACCGAAGAGATCACCGAAATAATTCGTCAAGCCGATAGCTTTTATCTTGCAACCAGTTTTAATGACAAATACGAACAAGGCAATGAAGGCGTTGATATGTCCCATCGTGGCGGCAAACCGGGCTTTGTCAAAATTGAAGGCGATCGCAGTTTTATTTTTCCAAATTTTGCGGGCAACAACTTTTACAATAGCCTCGGCAATCTTCATTTGAATAATCGTATTGGTGTTTTATTTATCGATTTTAAAACAGGTAATTTAGTCTCCCTTACTGGCACTGCTGAAATTCTTTGGGAAGGTGAACAGCTCGAAAATTTCAAAGGCGCAGAACAATTAATTCGAGTCACCGCTGAAGAAATTATCTTTTTACCAAAAATATTACCTTTTCGATGA
- a CDS encoding glutathione S-transferase, with protein MPMITLYGHELSGNVYKVRLLLELLGTEYKFVKIDLIKGEHKQPPYLAINPFGQVPALVEGDETLLDAQAILVYLAKKYGGEDWLPTDAVSLSKVVRWLSTTAGEVRQGPESTRLYHAFKMKTLNIERAETKANVILKQLDDHLAGQEWLEFGRPTIADIAVFPYVALAPDGKISLDPYPNVLAWIDRIKHLPNFVGMRSIEAPSA; from the coding sequence ATGCCAATGATCACCCTTTATGGTCATGAGCTTTCCGGCAATGTTTACAAAGTTCGCCTTCTTCTCGAATTACTGGGTACAGAATATAAATTTGTCAAAATTGACTTGATAAAGGGTGAGCACAAACAGCCCCCCTACCTCGCGATCAACCCCTTTGGCCAAGTACCTGCCCTCGTAGAGGGTGACGAAACCCTGCTCGATGCCCAAGCGATTTTGGTTTATCTCGCGAAAAAATACGGTGGCGAAGATTGGCTACCGACTGACGCTGTTTCTCTAAGTAAAGTTGTCCGTTGGCTCTCGACAACCGCCGGGGAAGTGCGTCAGGGCCCAGAAAGCACGCGACTTTATCATGCCTTTAAAATGAAGACCCTCAATATTGAGCGAGCAGAAACAAAAGCCAATGTGATTTTAAAACAGCTTGATGATCACCTAGCGGGTCAAGAATGGCTTGAATTTGGCCGTCCCACCATTGCAGACATTGCTGTTTTTCCCTATGTTGCCTTAGCGCCCGATGGCAAGATTTCCCTCGATCCTTATCCGAATGTATTGGCGTGGATTGATCGCATTAAGCATCTGCCAAACTTTGTCGGGATGCGCAGTATCGAAGCACCAAGCGCGTAA
- a CDS encoding glutathione S-transferase N-terminal domain-containing protein — MIDLYAYATPNGRKPVILLEELGLPYGVHKIDIGKGDQFSQDFLAISPNNKIPAIVDRDNGLSVFESGAILLYLAEKYGKFLPTDLAAKTKVVAWLMFQMASVGPMFGQLGHFRNAAPEKIDYAIARYEQEDLRLLGVLNRQLENNEFVVGDYSIADMALYPWIAAATTPHLQLSLDDFPDVQRWLHTVGDRPAVQIGMKIFTPDFSSQYAKVL, encoded by the coding sequence ATGATTGATTTATACGCATATGCCACGCCGAATGGTCGTAAACCGGTGATTTTGTTGGAGGAGCTAGGTTTGCCCTATGGAGTTCACAAAATCGATATTGGTAAAGGCGATCAATTTTCCCAAGACTTTTTAGCCATTAGTCCGAATAATAAAATTCCGGCGATCGTTGACCGCGACAATGGCCTTTCTGTCTTTGAATCAGGCGCAATCTTGCTGTATCTCGCCGAGAAATATGGCAAATTTCTCCCGACAGACCTTGCCGCAAAAACAAAGGTTGTGGCATGGCTGATGTTCCAAATGGCCAGTGTTGGCCCGATGTTTGGGCAGCTGGGTCACTTTAGAAATGCGGCTCCCGAAAAAATTGACTATGCGATCGCCCGTTATGAGCAAGAAGACTTGCGGTTGTTGGGCGTTTTAAATCGTCAGCTTGAAAATAATGAATTTGTTGTTGGGGATTATTCCATTGCAGATATGGCGCTTTATCCTTGGATTGCAGCGGCGACAACCCCTCATCTACAGCTATCGCTAGATGATTTTCCCGATGTGCAACGGTGGCTCCATACAGTCGGCGATCGCCCCGCAGTACAGATAGGCATGAAAATTTTCACCCCCGATTTCAGCAGTCAGTACGCCAAAGTTTTGTAA